The Limnochordia bacterium genome has a segment encoding these proteins:
- a CDS encoding glycoside hydrolase, with product MQWISEVTYQDPSTKTYLGSPSLVRTPSGHILATHDYFGPGSPRNHEGEECLTTVYRSEDDGKTWNQITHIVGAFWSSLFVHKDMVYLLGTSAHNGHIVIRRSSDEGNTWTHPSDSKSGLLFRGGPGQIGPNYHCAPTPVVNIHGRLYRAFENIDPPVFASGFRSFVISCDAGADLLDSGNWRKSNELVYDQDADPEDWGGSAGAGWLEGNIVETPSGEIWNILRTRTTPVVDRATIIRVDEGGLRVSCSPFDYIEFPGGKTKFTIRHDSTTGRYWTLSNPCVNPVYHFQRNVLALFYSNDLRRWHYVKTLMDDDNGLSEPDAAQKIGYQYVDWQFDGDDIIYLVRTAYGGAHNFHDSNRITFGRVNDFRDLPS from the coding sequence TTGCAGTGGATTAGCGAGGTGACCTATCAAGACCCTTCGACGAAAACATACTTGGGTAGTCCTAGTTTGGTTAGAACACCTAGTGGTCATATCTTGGCGACACACGACTACTTTGGTCCTGGATCCCCGCGGAACCATGAAGGGGAGGAGTGTCTAACGACTGTATATCGGTCTGAAGATGATGGTAAGACTTGGAACCAGATAACTCATATTGTAGGAGCGTTTTGGAGTAGCCTTTTTGTTCACAAAGACATGGTTTACCTGTTGGGGACTTCTGCGCATAATGGGCATATTGTGATCCGTCGTTCGAGTGATGAAGGAAATACATGGACGCATCCCTCTGACTCAAAGTCAGGACTGCTTTTTCGTGGTGGGCCAGGGCAAATTGGTCCGAACTACCACTGCGCACCGACTCCGGTTGTCAATATTCATGGTAGGTTATATCGAGCGTTTGAGAATATAGATCCCCCGGTGTTTGCATCGGGTTTTCGGTCTTTTGTGATTTCGTGTGATGCTGGAGCGGATCTACTTGATTCTGGCAATTGGCGTAAGAGCAACGAGTTAGTATATGACCAAGATGCGGATCCGGAAGATTGGGGAGGCTCTGCCGGGGCGGGTTGGCTCGAAGGCAATATTGTTGAGACACCTTCTGGTGAGATATGGAACATCCTTAGAACACGGACAACACCGGTCGTTGATCGCGCTACTATTATTCGTGTCGACGAAGGTGGACTTCGGGTTTCATGTAGTCCTTTTGATTACATCGAATTTCCAGGTGGCAAAACCAAGTTCACCATACGGCATGATTCTACGACAGGCAGATACTGGACCTTATCGAATCCGTGTGTTAATCCTGTTTATCATTTCCAGAGAAATGTGCTTGCCTTGTTTTATTCTAATGATTTACGGCGATGGCATTACGTAAAGACGTTAATGGATGATGATAATGGTCTGTCCGAACCAGATGCGGCACAAAAAATAGGTTATCAGTATGTTGACTGGCAATTCGACGGAGACGACATCATTTACCTAGTTCGTACTGCATATGGAGGTGCACACAATTTTCATGACTCCAATCGAATTACATTCGGCAGGGTTAATGACTTCAGAGACCTCCCCTCATGA
- a CDS encoding extracellular solute-binding protein — translation MHSRRTICFVLVLVLAMIAGTVYSQEPIVLEHMVWQFMFGEDIEFLEELADEFMALNPDIEIRLEIQRNVVDALTVRTAAGIPPDVIAISSFDALQFALKGILLDLTELMENDPDFHEDAFIPGMLQSYTYEGESVLRYGMPYQVLTWTASYNKSHFDEAAIPYPEEGPKWTWETARELGRKLTQRTPEGSTKQYGLVIDGSKRVDWAYWMALTHQAGGGIFDKIVGPSSSNFQSQAARDAIDYLMSLYDEGVAPLWVSEPGNIGISYNNVSISLHDIPSTIDNYKITLGKSASVGHIRQPMGPVQDGWFSDGQGFAIHSQSKNMDAAWEWVKFLTLRKESGEKLVDDRSRINALRENLTYYAEHSDLFTIQAVLDAVSNPNNVPRFVVTDPRFWSQVVNIQMQHVATKQTGLEAALAEIDRLSGGFLAH, via the coding sequence ATGCACTCACGACGAACGATCTGCTTTGTACTTGTACTTGTTCTAGCAATGATAGCGGGAACTGTTTATTCACAAGAGCCGATAGTGCTAGAGCATATGGTGTGGCAATTCATGTTCGGAGAAGACATCGAATTTCTAGAAGAGCTTGCTGATGAGTTTATGGCGTTGAACCCAGACATTGAGATCAGGCTCGAAATTCAACGAAATGTTGTTGATGCCTTAACGGTTAGAACGGCTGCCGGAATTCCCCCTGATGTCATAGCTATCTCATCTTTCGATGCCTTGCAGTTTGCCCTTAAGGGTATCCTTCTCGATCTTACTGAACTGATGGAAAACGATCCTGATTTTCATGAGGATGCCTTTATTCCAGGTATGTTGCAGTCGTATACATACGAAGGTGAGTCGGTTTTGCGCTATGGAATGCCGTACCAAGTCCTAACCTGGACGGCTAGCTATAACAAGAGTCACTTTGATGAAGCTGCCATACCATATCCCGAAGAAGGTCCGAAATGGACGTGGGAGACAGCTCGTGAGTTAGGACGAAAGTTAACACAAAGGACACCGGAAGGGTCTACGAAGCAGTATGGACTAGTAATAGATGGTAGTAAGCGCGTTGACTGGGCGTATTGGATGGCCCTTACTCATCAGGCGGGTGGTGGCATCTTCGACAAGATTGTTGGTCCTAGTTCATCAAACTTCCAGTCCCAGGCAGCCCGTGATGCAATAGATTACCTTATGTCGCTCTATGACGAAGGAGTTGCTCCCCTGTGGGTTAGTGAACCGGGCAACATAGGTATTTCCTATAATAATGTTTCTATTTCCCTCCACGACATACCGTCGACAATAGATAACTATAAGATTACTCTAGGCAAATCTGCAAGTGTTGGACATATTCGGCAACCTATGGGTCCGGTTCAAGATGGATGGTTTTCTGATGGACAGGGGTTCGCAATTCATTCGCAAAGCAAGAATATGGACGCGGCTTGGGAATGGGTTAAGTTCCTTACACTTCGAAAGGAAAGTGGGGAAAAGCTTGTTGATGATCGTTCGCGTATCAATGCCCTGCGTGAGAATCTCACTTATTATGCAGAACACTCGGATCTCTTTACAATCCAGGCTGTTTTGGATGCAGTAAGTAATCCCAATAATGTTCCACGTTTTGTGGTTACGGATCCCCGATTCTGGTCACAGGTTGTTAATATACAAATGCAGCACGTAGCAACAAAACAGACCGGGTTAGAAGCGGCACTAGCAGAAATTGATCGTCTGTCGGGTGGTTTCTTGGCTCACTAG
- a CDS encoding LamG domain-containing protein, whose product MFNARGSDGTWIFHPEVRTNGKYRWLVRTSNMQTVFDMQVGMVVWDEWVHFAAVYSATEGYGAVYINGEEVFKQVVSRGMCMMQDWDMGARIGLTIDDARPFGGLMDDFIIWNKALSSDEIKSVMKNGI is encoded by the coding sequence ATCTTCAATGCCCGGGGTTCTGATGGTACCTGGATTTTCCATCCCGAAGTGCGAACCAACGGCAAGTATCGTTGGCTTGTGCGCACAAGCAACATGCAGACCGTTTTCGATATGCAGGTTGGAATGGTAGTTTGGGATGAGTGGGTTCATTTCGCAGCAGTATATAGTGCCACCGAGGGATACGGGGCTGTGTATATCAACGGTGAGGAGGTATTCAAACAGGTAGTAAGCAGGGGAATGTGTATGATGCAGGATTGGGATATGGGTGCTCGAATAGGGCTTACCATTGATGATGCAAGACCCTTCGGAGGGCTAATGGACGACTTCATCATTTGGAACAAGGCACTGTCCTCCGATGAGATAAAGTCTGTGATGAAAAATGGAATATGA